One segment of Pleomorphomonas sp. PLEO DNA contains the following:
- a CDS encoding aldo/keto reductase has product MLYRKFGRLPVEVSDIGFGAWQIGGAWGEVTEADGRAALEAALEAGVTFIDTADVYGDGRSERIIASVLKEWTGKRPYVATKAGRRLNPHVAAGYTPENIEAFIDRSLANLGVETLDLVQLHCPPTEVLYTPALFVGLEAIKAKGKIRNYGVSVEKVEEALKAIEYPGVVSIQIIYNIFRQRPDRLFFEEARKRGVAVIVRVPLASGLLSGKITAETKFAADDHRLFNRHGEAFDVGETFGGVPFEVGLQAVEEIRQLVPVGQSMAAFALRWILMADAVSVVIPGARNAEQARGNAAASDLPAIPADVMAATREIYARLVAPHVHQRW; this is encoded by the coding sequence ATGCTGTATCGCAAATTCGGCCGTCTGCCGGTCGAGGTCTCGGATATCGGCTTCGGCGCCTGGCAAATCGGCGGCGCTTGGGGGGAAGTAACCGAGGCTGACGGCAGAGCCGCCCTTGAGGCGGCGCTCGAAGCGGGCGTCACCTTCATCGACACTGCCGATGTCTACGGCGATGGCCGATCCGAGCGAATCATTGCCTCGGTACTGAAGGAGTGGACAGGCAAACGGCCCTATGTCGCCACAAAGGCTGGCCGCCGCCTCAACCCACACGTTGCCGCCGGCTATACCCCGGAAAACATCGAAGCCTTCATCGACCGCAGCCTCGCCAATCTCGGCGTCGAAACGCTGGATCTCGTTCAGCTCCACTGCCCGCCGACAGAAGTACTGTACACCCCTGCCCTGTTCGTGGGGCTCGAGGCGATCAAGGCCAAGGGCAAGATCCGCAATTACGGCGTTTCGGTCGAAAAGGTCGAAGAGGCGTTGAAGGCGATCGAGTATCCGGGCGTTGTTTCCATCCAGATCATTTACAACATTTTCCGTCAGCGGCCGGATCGGTTGTTCTTCGAGGAAGCTAGGAAGCGTGGCGTCGCCGTGATCGTGCGAGTGCCGCTTGCTTCAGGTCTGCTCTCGGGCAAGATCACGGCGGAAACGAAATTCGCCGCCGATGACCATCGCCTGTTCAACCGTCATGGCGAAGCCTTCGATGTCGGCGAGACCTTCGGCGGCGTGCCTTTCGAGGTTGGCCTGCAGGCGGTCGAGGAGATTCGCCAACTGGTACCCGTTGGCCAGAGCATGGCCGCCTTTGCGCTGCGCTGGATTCTGATGGCCGACGCCGTCAGCGTCGTGATCCCCGGCGCCCGTAACGCGGAACAAGCGCGCGGCAATGCCGCTGCCTCCGATCTTCCAGCCATCCCGGCAGACGTGATGGCCGCGACGCGCGAAATCTACGCCAGGCTGGTTGCCCCGCACGTCCACCAGCGCTGGTGA
- the yjfF gene encoding galactofuranose ABC transporter, permease protein YjfF: MKNSKYLPLLATFVVFMVAYIICISVFPNMLSTRVAGNLLTDNAFLGITAVGMTFVILSGGIDLSVGSVIAFTGVFLSVILRDTSIHPLVAFVLVLALTTAFGAAMGGVIFFLDMPPFIVTLAGMFLARGISYLLTTDSVPINHPFYSTLQDIYFLMPGGGRLTLIAIIMLVVFAVGIIVAQRTRFGTYVYALGGNLTSAQLMGVPVAKTTIGIYALSGFLAGLSGIVFSLYTSAGYSLAAVGVELDAIAAVVIGGTLLTGGYGFVAGTFLGICIQGLIQTYIVFDGTLSSWWTKIVIGLLLFGFIALQRGLMWMSERSSRNMRHASAAQPSSA, from the coding sequence ATGAAAAACTCCAAATACCTGCCGCTGTTGGCCACCTTCGTGGTCTTCATGGTGGCCTATATCATCTGCATCTCGGTGTTCCCGAACATGCTGTCCACACGCGTCGCCGGTAATCTGCTCACCGACAATGCCTTTCTCGGCATCACGGCGGTCGGTATGACCTTCGTGATCCTATCGGGTGGTATCGATCTCTCCGTCGGCTCGGTAATCGCCTTTACCGGCGTGTTCCTGTCAGTGATCCTGAGGGACACCTCAATTCACCCGCTGGTCGCCTTCGTCTTGGTGCTGGCTCTGACCACGGCCTTCGGAGCGGCGATGGGTGGGGTCATCTTCTTCCTCGATATGCCGCCCTTCATCGTGACGCTGGCCGGCATGTTCCTCGCACGCGGCATCTCTTACCTGCTGACCACGGATTCGGTGCCCATCAACCATCCGTTCTATTCCACACTGCAGGACATCTATTTCCTGATGCCCGGCGGTGGTCGGCTGACCCTGATAGCCATCATCATGCTGGTGGTATTCGCCGTCGGAATCATCGTTGCCCAACGCACCCGCTTCGGCACCTACGTTTATGCGCTCGGCGGCAACCTTACCTCGGCGCAGCTGATGGGCGTGCCGGTGGCCAAGACGACGATCGGCATCTACGCCCTTTCGGGCTTCCTGGCCGGCCTTTCGGGCATCGTCTTCTCGCTCTACACCTCGGCAGGCTATTCGCTTGCAGCCGTTGGCGTGGAACTCGACGCCATTGCGGCCGTCGTGATCGGCGGAACGTTGCTGACCGGTGGCTACGGCTTTGTCGCCGGCACCTTCCTCGGCATCTGCATTCAGGGCCTGATACAGACCTACATCGTCTTCGATGGAACTCTGTCGAGCTGGTGGACGAAGATCGTCATCGGTCTGCTGCTGTTCGGCTTCATCGCCCTGCAGCGCGGCCTGATGTGGATGTCCGAGCGTAGCTCGCGCAATATGCGCCACGCTTCGGCCGCGCAGCCAAGCAGTGCGTGA
- the araC gene encoding arabinose operon transcriptional regulator AraC, with product MDDTATPLSAPAQVESVIRRLSLLQTEGETTADPFVAPLFPGFHFDTRLVAGITPIERGGPLDFRIERPDGMRGWIINLTVKGSGEVFDGENRFTVEPGDLVLFPPGAIHDYGRAPGASEWWHRWIYFQPRAFWSGWLSWRGVHGAFFVQRVEDKSLVATLETLFGEVASWSANTDLLSMELAMNLLERVILLCAKNDRATAPPGHFDQRLLMACKFVTDNLHRPLSVAEIAQAVCLSPSRLAHLFTQTLGRSILKWREEQVIQFACHLLLVTPSPVKQIAAQVGYEDPLYFSRVFRRYTGCSPKAFRAEHGRTQGLL from the coding sequence ATGGACGATACTGCCACCCCCCTTTCCGCTCCGGCCCAAGTCGAAAGCGTCATTCGCCGTTTGTCTCTCTTGCAAACGGAAGGTGAGACGACGGCTGACCCGTTTGTCGCCCCGCTCTTTCCCGGCTTCCATTTCGATACGCGCCTTGTCGCCGGTATTACGCCGATCGAACGCGGAGGCCCGCTGGACTTCCGTATCGAACGCCCGGATGGCATGCGCGGCTGGATTATCAACCTGACCGTCAAGGGGAGCGGCGAAGTTTTCGATGGCGAGAACCGCTTTACGGTCGAGCCGGGTGATCTTGTGCTTTTTCCTCCGGGGGCCATCCATGACTATGGACGCGCGCCAGGGGCGTCGGAGTGGTGGCACCGCTGGATCTATTTCCAGCCGCGCGCTTTCTGGAGCGGCTGGTTATCCTGGCGCGGCGTGCACGGAGCGTTCTTTGTGCAGCGGGTCGAGGACAAGTCGCTGGTGGCAACGCTGGAAACGCTGTTCGGCGAAGTGGCGAGCTGGTCGGCCAACACCGATCTGCTTTCCATGGAGCTCGCCATGAATCTCCTTGAAAGAGTCATCCTGCTCTGTGCGAAGAATGACCGGGCGACAGCGCCGCCGGGGCACTTCGACCAGCGGCTGCTGATGGCCTGCAAGTTCGTCACCGATAACTTGCATCGCCCACTTTCCGTGGCCGAAATCGCCCAGGCAGTGTGCCTTTCACCGTCGCGTCTTGCGCACCTGTTCACCCAGACGCTTGGCCGATCGATCCTGAAGTGGCGTGAGGAGCAGGTGATCCAGTTCGCCTGTCATCTGCTCTTGGTGACGCCAAGCCCGGTGAAGCAGATTGCCGCCCAGGTCGGCTATGAGGACCCGCTCTATTTCAGTCGCGTCTTCCGCCGTTATACCGGGTGCAGTCCAAAGGCCTTTCGAGCCGAACATGGACGTACGCAGGGGCTGCTTTAA
- a CDS encoding UDP-glucose--hexose-1-phosphate uridylyltransferase has translation MNAFADHPHRRLNPLTGEWVLVSPHRAKRPWQGQVEKLPPVTSVAHDPKCNLCTGNLRMNGERNPDYKHTFVFTNDFAALTPDAPSDYRDDDGLMIAEGESGLCRVLCFSPRHDQTLSRMSVEEITYIVDAWVEQFVDLGSKPDIGSVLIFENRGEVMGCSQPHPHGQIWSSRHMPNETAKETDRQLAYFKEKGRAMLLDYVEKELKLGERIIHQNEHFVVLVPYWAIWPFETMVLPKRRIGGFDEFTNGERASLADALSNIAIRYDNLFETSFPYSMGFHQKPTDGEAHEEWMFHAHFYPPLLRSATVKKFMVGFEMLGSPQRDLTPETAAQRLRDLPTVHYLDR, from the coding sequence ATGAACGCTTTCGCCGATCATCCCCATCGCCGGCTTAACCCGCTTACCGGGGAATGGGTGCTGGTATCGCCCCATCGGGCCAAGAGGCCGTGGCAGGGACAGGTGGAAAAGCTGCCGCCCGTTACCAGCGTCGCGCACGATCCCAAATGCAATCTTTGCACTGGCAATCTGCGCATGAACGGCGAGCGTAACCCCGACTACAAGCATACCTTCGTTTTCACCAACGACTTTGCAGCGCTGACTCCCGACGCGCCGTCGGATTACCGCGACGACGATGGGTTGATGATCGCCGAGGGCGAGTCCGGCCTTTGCCGAGTGCTGTGCTTCTCGCCGCGCCACGACCAAACGCTGTCGCGCATGTCGGTCGAAGAGATTACCTACATCGTCGATGCCTGGGTGGAGCAGTTCGTCGACCTCGGCTCGAAGCCAGACATCGGTTCGGTGCTGATCTTCGAGAACCGCGGTGAGGTGATGGGCTGCTCGCAGCCGCATCCGCATGGGCAGATCTGGTCGAGCCGGCACATGCCGAACGAGACGGCCAAGGAAACCGACCGTCAGCTCGCCTATTTCAAGGAAAAGGGCAGGGCGATGCTTCTCGATTATGTCGAGAAGGAGCTGAAACTCGGCGAGCGCATCATCCACCAGAATGAGCATTTCGTGGTGCTGGTGCCCTATTGGGCAATCTGGCCGTTCGAAACCATGGTATTGCCCAAGCGTCGCATCGGCGGCTTCGACGAGTTTACGAACGGCGAGCGAGCCTCGCTGGCTGACGCTCTTTCCAACATCGCTATCCGTTACGACAACCTGTTCGAGACGTCCTTTCCCTATTCGATGGGCTTTCATCAGAAGCCAACCGACGGTGAGGCGCATGAGGAGTGGATGTTCCATGCGCATTTCTATCCGCCGCTGCTGCGCTCGGCGACGGTGAAGAAGTTCATGGTCGGCTTCGAGATGCTCGGCTCGCCGCAGCGCGACCTGACGCCGGAGACCGCCGCCCAGCGGCTGCGCGACTTGCCGACTGTGCACTATCTCGATCGCTAA
- the ytfR gene encoding galactofuranose ABC transporter, ATP-binding protein YtfR: MANAQPLLSVRGVSKAFLGVSALENVDFTLRAGEVHALLGENGAGKSTLIKIITGAYRRDEGEVLLNGTPIHPRDVVDAQKLGIGTVYQEVNLLTNLTVAENLFLGRQPKRFGLTDVREMNRRSRAILDTYGLHIDVTAPLANFSVAIQQVVAIARAVDISGKVLVLDEPTASLDSHEVAMLFAVIRQLRERGMGIIFISHFLDQVYEIADTITVLRNGRLIDTVSVAGLDRLKLVSMMLGRQLEADIKRTIDPNTAQSEPLVSLRGLGKRGNIDPIDLDIRRGEVVGIAGLLGSGRTETAQLVFGIERADSGTISVAGTPVTMSSPRKAIAQGFAFCPEDRKTDGIVGDLSVRENIIFALQAQRGWTRPLSRSEQEALADRYIAALDIRTSDREKPIKFLSGGNQQKVLLARWLATNPRFLILDEPTRGIDVGAHAEIIRLIIDLCERGMALLVISSELGELVGYSSRIVVLRDRKMVSELTGEEISTDQIMKAIASHGTSGEAA, translated from the coding sequence ATGGCGAACGCTCAGCCGCTGCTATCCGTGCGCGGAGTCAGCAAGGCCTTTCTCGGCGTTTCCGCGCTCGAGAATGTCGACTTCACCCTGCGGGCCGGCGAAGTGCACGCCCTTCTCGGCGAGAATGGCGCGGGCAAATCGACGCTCATCAAAATCATTACGGGCGCTTACCGCAGAGACGAGGGCGAAGTCCTGCTCAATGGGACGCCCATCCATCCGCGCGACGTCGTCGATGCGCAGAAGCTTGGCATCGGCACCGTCTATCAGGAGGTCAACCTCCTGACCAATCTCACCGTGGCAGAAAACCTCTTTCTCGGACGTCAGCCCAAGCGCTTCGGACTGACCGATGTCCGAGAGATGAACCGACGGTCGCGGGCAATTCTCGATACCTACGGACTTCATATCGACGTCACGGCGCCGCTCGCCAATTTCTCCGTTGCCATCCAGCAGGTCGTCGCGATCGCCCGCGCCGTCGATATCTCCGGCAAGGTGCTGGTACTCGACGAGCCGACCGCCAGCCTCGACTCCCATGAAGTGGCGATGCTGTTCGCGGTAATCCGCCAACTCCGCGAGCGGGGTATGGGCATCATTTTCATCAGCCATTTCCTCGACCAGGTCTACGAAATCGCCGACACCATCACGGTGCTGCGCAACGGCCGGCTAATCGATACGGTGTCCGTCGCCGGCCTCGACCGCTTGAAGCTGGTATCGATGATGCTGGGCCGTCAGCTCGAAGCTGACATAAAGCGCACGATCGATCCCAACACAGCGCAGTCCGAGCCGCTGGTCTCGTTGCGCGGCCTCGGCAAGCGCGGCAACATCGATCCAATCGACCTCGACATCCGTCGCGGCGAGGTGGTGGGGATCGCCGGGCTGCTCGGCTCCGGCCGCACCGAAACGGCGCAGTTGGTGTTCGGTATCGAGCGCGCGGACAGCGGCACCATCAGTGTCGCCGGTACGCCGGTCACCATGTCTTCGCCGCGCAAGGCAATCGCTCAGGGCTTCGCCTTCTGCCCCGAGGACCGCAAGACCGATGGCATCGTCGGTGACCTGTCGGTGCGCGAGAACATCATCTTCGCTCTGCAGGCCCAACGCGGCTGGACGCGGCCGCTCTCTCGCTCCGAGCAGGAGGCCCTTGCCGACCGCTATATCGCCGCCCTGGACATCCGCACGTCCGACCGGGAGAAGCCGATCAAGTTCCTGTCCGGAGGCAACCAGCAGAAGGTGCTGCTGGCCCGCTGGCTCGCGACCAACCCGCGCTTCCTGATCCTTGATGAGCCCACTCGAGGCATCGACGTCGGTGCCCATGCCGAAATCATCCGCCTGATCATCGATCTCTGCGAGCGCGGCATGGCACTTCTGGTCATCTCATCCGAGCTCGGTGAACTTGTCGGCTACTCCTCTCGCATTGTCGTGCTGAGAGACCGCAAGATGGTCAGCGAGCTGACCGGTGAGGAGATTTCCACCGATCAAATCATGAAGGCCATCGCTTCGCATGGCACTTCCGGGGAGGCAGCGTAA
- a CDS encoding ABC transporter permease, with protein sequence MAVPTIVRERIPQLIVLAVILALNGIISPGFFSIEIQNGRLYGSLIDVLNRGAPVTLLAIGMTLVIATKGIDLSVGAVMAIVGAVAASLITSGYSLPATVAGALFVGLVCGIWNGALVALLDIQPIIATLILMVAGRGIAQLITEGVILTFNDKPELIFVGSGSFLNLPMPVIIWIVIAILAILVVRRSALGLLIEAIGINRRASTLSGVNSRVILLAVYAVSGLCAATAGIIAAADIKGADANNAGLWLEMDAILAVVIGGTSMLGGRFSLVGSLMGAMIIQSLNTGILLAGFPPEFNLIIKAAIILIILIVQSPASQAIMANFRANRQAMAVKTESREHAAR encoded by the coding sequence ATGGCCGTTCCTACCATCGTCCGTGAACGGATACCTCAGCTAATTGTTCTGGCTGTGATTCTCGCACTCAACGGAATCATATCGCCGGGCTTCTTCTCCATTGAAATCCAGAATGGCCGTCTCTACGGATCGCTGATCGATGTGCTCAATCGCGGCGCGCCGGTGACCCTTTTGGCCATCGGCATGACGCTGGTGATTGCCACCAAGGGCATCGATCTTTCGGTGGGTGCCGTGATGGCTATCGTCGGCGCCGTCGCGGCGTCGTTGATCACCTCTGGCTACTCGTTACCGGCGACGGTCGCGGGGGCTCTGTTCGTCGGTCTCGTCTGCGGCATCTGGAACGGCGCTCTGGTTGCCCTGCTCGACATTCAGCCGATCATTGCAACGCTGATCCTGATGGTGGCCGGGCGCGGCATCGCGCAGTTGATTACCGAAGGCGTCATTCTGACGTTTAACGACAAACCGGAGCTGATCTTCGTCGGCTCAGGCTCGTTCCTGAACCTGCCCATGCCGGTGATCATCTGGATCGTCATCGCGATCCTGGCGATCCTGGTGGTACGACGATCGGCCCTCGGCCTGCTGATCGAGGCAATCGGCATCAACCGACGCGCCTCGACCCTGTCGGGCGTCAATTCCCGAGTTATCCTGCTCGCCGTCTACGCGGTGTCCGGATTATGCGCGGCCACCGCCGGCATCATCGCCGCCGCCGACATCAAGGGCGCCGACGCCAACAACGCCGGCCTCTGGCTGGAAATGGACGCCATCCTGGCGGTAGTTATCGGTGGCACGTCGATGCTCGGCGGCCGTTTCTCGCTCGTCGGCTCGCTGATGGGTGCCATGATCATCCAGTCACTCAACACTGGCATTCTGCTGGCGGGTTTCCCGCCGGAATTCAACCTCATCATCAAGGCGGCGATCATCCTGATCATCCTGATCGTTCAGTCGCCAGCCAGCCAGGCAATCATGGCTAACTTCCGAGCCAACCGACAAGCCATGGCGGTCAAGACCGAGAGCAGGGAGCACGCGGCGCGATGA
- a CDS encoding galactokinase: protein MFSVDELKAGFKDIYGSEPFLIRAPGRVNLIGEHTDYNDGFIMPAALEYETRAAVAPRADRILRVHSAKIGETREFDLDNPAPQPKRDWTDYVFGVAVALAGAGMRLKGADILVASSVPVGSGLSSSAALEVSIGYSLLTVAGLPIDKVELAKLCQKAENEFVGMRCGIMDQFISCNGQHDHALMIDCRSLEKRPVPIDPRARIVVANSMVHHELASGEYNKRRASCEEAVHLLAPVLGPIKALRDVTPAGLEANKALLSDVTYRRARHIVTENERVVEAADALAAGDLVRCGALMNQSHSSMRDDYEISCEEVDVLVDIAQKQPGVFGSRMTGGGFGGCTVSLVEAGAADAFMESVKVAYEKATGLKSTIFACSPQQGVGPLAG from the coding sequence ATGTTTAGCGTCGACGAGCTCAAGGCGGGATTCAAGGATATCTACGGAAGCGAGCCGTTTCTCATCAGAGCGCCGGGACGCGTAAATCTGATCGGCGAGCACACCGACTATAACGACGGCTTCATCATGCCGGCGGCGCTCGAGTATGAAACTCGGGCTGCCGTAGCACCGCGCGCGGACAGAATCCTCCGTGTCCACTCGGCCAAAATTGGCGAGACTCGCGAGTTCGATCTGGACAATCCTGCTCCCCAGCCAAAGCGTGATTGGACCGATTATGTGTTCGGCGTGGCTGTCGCGCTGGCTGGCGCGGGCATGAGACTCAAAGGAGCCGACATTCTGGTCGCCTCATCTGTGCCCGTTGGCTCAGGTTTGTCCTCTTCAGCGGCGCTCGAGGTGTCGATCGGCTACAGCTTGCTCACCGTTGCCGGGCTGCCAATCGACAAAGTGGAACTCGCCAAACTCTGCCAGAAGGCCGAGAATGAGTTCGTCGGTATGCGCTGCGGCATCATGGACCAGTTCATTTCCTGCAACGGCCAGCACGACCACGCGCTGATGATCGACTGCCGCAGTCTCGAAAAGCGGCCGGTGCCGATTGATCCGCGTGCCCGGATCGTCGTCGCCAATTCGATGGTTCATCATGAGCTGGCGTCCGGCGAGTATAACAAGCGCCGCGCCTCCTGCGAGGAAGCCGTTCACCTTCTTGCGCCGGTGCTCGGCCCGATCAAGGCATTGCGCGACGTGACGCCGGCCGGACTGGAAGCCAACAAGGCTTTGCTTTCGGACGTCACCTATCGCCGTGCCCGGCATATCGTGACCGAGAACGAGCGGGTGGTCGAAGCCGCCGACGCGCTGGCCGCCGGTGATCTTGTCCGATGCGGCGCACTGATGAACCAGTCGCACAGCTCGATGCGCGATGATTACGAGATCTCGTGCGAGGAAGTCGATGTGCTGGTCGACATCGCCCAGAAACAGCCGGGCGTGTTCGGCTCCCGGATGACCGGTGGCGGCTTCGGTGGCTGCACGGTCAGTCTCGTCGAAGCCGGCGCGGCTGATGCCTTCATGGAGAGCGTCAAGGTGGCCTATGAGAAGGCTACCGGTCTCAAGTCGACTATTTTCGCTTGCTCGCCGCAGCAGGGCGTTGGTCCGCTTGCAGGCTGA
- the araD gene encoding L-ribulose-5-phosphate 4-epimerase AraD translates to MKLKELREQVCEANLELDRRKIVVHTWGNVSGIDREKGYIVIKPSGVSYDKLTPDKLVVVNLADGKVLEGDLNPSTDTKTHLVLYRAFPTIGGVTHTHSAYAVAWAQARKEIPCFGTTHADYCHGPVPMTAPLTAEEVASDYEANTGEAIVRRLGNENPLAKPMVLVAGHGPFTWGKNAADSVLNAVFLEEIARIATTTVMLAPNAAPVEEYVSEYHYQRKHGPGAWYGQKKA, encoded by the coding sequence ATGAAACTCAAGGAACTCCGCGAACAGGTCTGCGAGGCCAACCTAGAGCTCGACCGCCGCAAGATCGTCGTCCACACCTGGGGTAACGTCTCGGGTATCGATCGCGAAAAGGGCTACATCGTCATCAAGCCGTCGGGCGTCTCCTATGACAAGCTAACGCCGGACAAGCTGGTGGTGGTGAACCTTGCCGATGGCAAGGTGCTCGAGGGCGATCTCAATCCCTCCACCGACACCAAGACGCATCTGGTTCTCTATCGCGCCTTCCCGACCATCGGCGGCGTCACCCATACGCACTCTGCCTATGCCGTTGCCTGGGCGCAAGCGCGCAAGGAAATCCCCTGCTTCGGCACCACGCATGCCGACTACTGCCACGGCCCCGTGCCGATGACGGCTCCCCTCACCGCCGAGGAAGTTGCTTCGGACTACGAAGCCAACACCGGCGAAGCCATCGTTCGGCGTCTCGGCAATGAGAATCCGCTCGCCAAGCCGATGGTGCTGGTGGCCGGACATGGTCCCTTCACCTGGGGCAAAAATGCCGCTGATTCAGTTCTCAACGCCGTGTTTCTCGAGGAGATCGCCCGCATCGCCACAACAACCGTGATGCTGGCTCCCAATGCGGCTCCCGTCGAGGAATACGTTTCTGAATACCACTATCAGCGCAAGCACGGCCCTGGGGCGTGGTACGGCCAGAAAAAAGCCTGA
- a CDS encoding L-fucose/L-arabinose isomerase family protein produces MSLKDITRKPKIGFLGIMQELYDNTLPGITKRQEGFAREVSARLTGVAEVLFPKAARCREDIEQVLKIFAAEEVDGIMIVNLTYGPGLRLVNAFRDVSTPLFLANIQPEPRVTKAWDMADLTYNQGVHGAQDTANSLIHVGKQFSVWSGDWKDGEFVKAFEVFASAAHAVAVMKQTKVAVFGRMPGMGDILTDPHTFMRVIGPQVDHIGMGPVAAEMDKVNTQEIQAVIAYCKANFDMDPKLTQPQLEEAAKIQVALTKVLEAGEYDAFSLYFNEIGLDGRFKQTHMMAASNLMADGYGYAAEGDTNCASLMVAARALQADPQFTEMYAMDFELDAALQSHMGEGNWKIARKDKKPRLIDRPLGIGGLDNPPTVLFQGEPGPATLVSLVSLGADKYRLVVSQGDILDTEELPTVEMPYFFFKPATGVRECLNGWLKNGGTHHQVLHLGDTRAKWKAYCDLVGIQYVEV; encoded by the coding sequence ATGTCGCTCAAGGACATCACGCGGAAGCCGAAGATCGGTTTCCTCGGCATCATGCAGGAACTCTACGACAACACGCTGCCCGGTATCACCAAGCGCCAGGAGGGCTTTGCCCGCGAGGTTTCGGCCCGCCTGACCGGTGTCGCCGAGGTGTTGTTCCCGAAGGCCGCCCGCTGCCGTGAAGACATCGAGCAAGTGCTGAAGATCTTCGCTGCCGAAGAAGTCGACGGCATCATGATCGTCAACCTGACCTACGGCCCGGGCCTCCGCCTCGTCAACGCCTTCCGCGACGTGTCGACGCCGCTGTTCCTGGCCAACATCCAGCCGGAACCGCGCGTCACCAAGGCGTGGGACATGGCCGACCTCACCTATAACCAGGGTGTCCACGGCGCCCAGGATACCGCGAATTCGCTGATCCACGTCGGCAAGCAGTTCTCGGTCTGGTCGGGCGACTGGAAGGATGGCGAGTTCGTTAAAGCCTTCGAAGTGTTCGCCTCGGCCGCCCACGCCGTCGCCGTCATGAAGCAGACCAAGGTCGCCGTCTTCGGTCGCATGCCCGGCATGGGCGACATCCTGACCGACCCGCACACCTTCATGCGCGTCATCGGCCCGCAGGTCGATCACATCGGCATGGGCCCCGTGGCCGCCGAGATGGACAAGGTCAACACCCAGGAGATCCAGGCCGTCATCGCCTACTGCAAAGCCAACTTCGACATGGACCCGAAGCTGACCCAGCCGCAGCTCGAGGAAGCCGCCAAGATCCAGGTCGCCCTTACCAAGGTGCTCGAAGCCGGCGAATACGACGCTTTCTCGCTTTACTTCAACGAGATTGGCTTGGACGGTCGTTTCAAGCAGACGCATATGATGGCCGCCTCCAATCTGATGGCCGACGGCTATGGTTACGCCGCCGAGGGCGACACCAACTGCGCCTCGCTGATGGTCGCTGCCCGCGCGCTGCAGGCTGATCCCCAGTTCACCGAAATGTATGCCATGGACTTCGAGCTCGACGCGGCTCTGCAGAGCCACATGGGCGAAGGTAACTGGAAGATCGCCCGCAAGGACAAGAAGCCGCGCCTGATCGACCGTCCGCTCGGCATCGGTGGCCTCGATAATCCGCCGACCGTCCTGTTCCAGGGCGAGCCCGGCCCGGCCACGCTGGTCAGCCTCGTCTCGCTCGGTGCCGACAAGTACCGCCTTGTCGTGTCGCAGGGCGATATCCTCGACACGGAGGAGTTGCCCACCGTCGAGATGCCTTACTTCTTCTTCAAGCCGGCCACCGGCGTGAGGGAATGCCTCAATGGCTGGCTGAAGAACGGCGGCACGCACCATCAAGTCCTGCATCTCGGCGATACCCGCGCCAAGTGGAAGGCCTATTGCGATCTCGTCGGCATCCAGTACGTCGAGGTCTGA